Proteins from one Paraburkholderia acidisoli genomic window:
- the biuH gene encoding biuret amidohydrolase has translation MTRFIDARPYPWPYDGALRADNTALVIIDMQTDFCGIGGYVDKMGYDLSLTRAPIEPIQRVLATMRAQGFTIIHTREGHRPDLSDLPANKRWRSRRAGTDGIGIGDDGPCGKILVRGEPGWEIIDDLAPLAGEIVIDKPGKGSFCATDLELVLRTRGIVNLVLTGITTDVCVHTTMREANDRGFECTILADCCGATDKGNHDAALNMVLMQGGVFGTVSDSHALLATLGR, from the coding sequence ATGACCCGTTTTATCGACGCCCGCCCTTATCCGTGGCCCTACGACGGCGCGCTGCGCGCCGACAACACCGCGCTCGTCATCATCGACATGCAGACCGACTTCTGCGGCATCGGCGGCTATGTCGACAAGATGGGCTACGACCTTTCGCTCACGCGCGCGCCGATCGAGCCGATCCAGCGCGTGCTCGCCACGATGCGCGCGCAAGGCTTCACGATCATTCACACGCGCGAGGGGCATCGGCCCGATCTCTCCGATCTGCCCGCGAACAAGCGCTGGCGCAGCCGCCGCGCGGGCACGGACGGTATCGGTATCGGCGACGACGGCCCGTGCGGCAAGATTCTCGTGCGCGGCGAACCGGGCTGGGAAATCATCGACGACCTCGCGCCGCTGGCGGGCGAGATCGTCATCGACAAACCGGGCAAGGGCTCGTTCTGCGCGACCGATCTCGAACTCGTGCTGCGCACGCGCGGCATCGTCAATCTGGTGCTCACGGGCATCACCACGGACGTCTGTGTGCACACGACGATGCGCGAGGCGAACGACCGCGGCTTCGAATGCACGATACTCGCCGACTGCTGCGGCGCGACCGACAAGGGCAATCACGACGCGGCGCTGAACATGGTGCTGATGCAAGGCGGCGTGTTCGGCACGGTGTCGGATTCGCACGCGCTGCTCGCGACGCTCGGACGCTGA
- a CDS encoding ABC transporter permease has translation MLDLHSPFAVLMLSLIAGAIRVSTPYLFVSLGECLTEKGGRVNLGLEGILVTGAMSGYAGAYLTGSPWAGVLIAGGAGLLLGGLHGLICSLPRVSDIAFGIALMLFGTGLAFYLGKPFIEPQAPMLRSFDFGAWSASPQLHNALHVNPLFLIGVALAFVLQWGLRSTRWGMTLRLVGENAESARAMGYAVTRVRIIATAVGGFFAGVGGAYLSLVYPGSWNEGLSSGQGLMAVALVIFARWQPLRCLWAALLFGAAGALGPALQAIGVTSGYYLFNAAPYVLTLAIMIVNCRPDRTLAGAPGELSLTR, from the coding sequence ATGCTTGATCTGCACTCGCCGTTCGCCGTGCTGATGCTCTCGCTGATCGCGGGCGCCATCCGCGTGAGCACGCCGTATCTGTTCGTGAGTCTCGGCGAATGTCTGACCGAGAAGGGCGGCCGCGTGAATCTCGGCCTCGAAGGCATTCTGGTGACGGGCGCGATGAGCGGCTACGCGGGCGCGTACCTGACCGGCTCGCCGTGGGCGGGCGTGCTGATCGCCGGCGGCGCGGGCCTGCTGCTCGGCGGTCTGCACGGGCTGATCTGCTCGCTGCCGCGCGTCTCGGACATCGCGTTCGGCATCGCGCTGATGCTGTTCGGCACCGGCCTCGCGTTCTATCTGGGCAAGCCGTTCATCGAGCCGCAGGCGCCCATGCTGCGCTCGTTCGACTTCGGCGCGTGGAGCGCGTCGCCGCAACTGCACAACGCGCTGCACGTGAACCCGCTGTTTCTGATCGGCGTGGCGCTCGCGTTCGTCCTGCAATGGGGACTGCGCTCGACGCGCTGGGGCATGACGCTGCGCCTCGTGGGCGAAAACGCGGAGAGCGCGCGGGCGATGGGCTACGCCGTCACGCGCGTGCGCATTATCGCCACTGCCGTGGGCGGCTTCTTCGCGGGCGTGGGCGGCGCGTATCTGTCGCTCGTGTATCCGGGCAGCTGGAACGAAGGGCTGTCGAGCGGCCAGGGGCTGATGGCGGTCGCGCTCGTGATCTTCGCGCGCTGGCAGCCGCTGCGCTGCTTGTGGGCGGCGCTGCTGTTCGGCGCGGCGGGCGCGCTCGGTCCGGCGTTGCAGGCGATCGGCGTGACGAGCGGCTATTACCTCTTCAACGCCGCGCCCTACGTGCTGACGCTCGCGATCATGATCGTCAATTGCCGGCCGGACCGCACGCTCGCGGGCGCGCCCGGCGAATTGAGCCTCACGCGCTGA
- a CDS encoding ABC transporter permease has product MRARASSPTSAAAARLLTGALPAVPTLAAIVGTLLLFSLFLLIQRQPAGDAIVLIAQGAFGSSFAWQSTLLRAAPLMLTALCVALPAQVGLIVIGGEGALALGGLAAAVLPQLLPAATPWFVATPLMAVAGMLVGGAWIGAVGALRQWRGVNETISSLLMSYIAIAVFKFLVEGPLRDPASLNKPSTPALPDAFSIGSLPGLEVHWGLFWGALACVAAWVFVRHSTRGFAMRVTGGNARAARLVGLPVNALALTACVLGGAAAGLAGMFEVAAVQGSANASLLAGYGYAGILVAFAARQNPLAIVVCALMIGGIEASGSLLQRRLDLPDATTLVLQGLLFANLLAWEALGGRLAAWRVKLQAAAQAEVNAALEQTHA; this is encoded by the coding sequence ATGCGCGCTCGCGCTTCCTCGCCGACGTCGGCCGCCGCCGCCCGCCTGCTGACCGGCGCGCTGCCCGCCGTGCCGACGCTCGCGGCGATCGTCGGCACGTTGCTGCTGTTTTCGCTGTTCCTGCTGATCCAGCGGCAACCGGCCGGCGACGCGATCGTGCTGATCGCACAGGGCGCGTTCGGCTCGTCGTTCGCCTGGCAGAGCACCTTGCTGCGCGCCGCGCCGCTGATGCTCACCGCGTTGTGCGTGGCGCTGCCCGCGCAGGTCGGGCTGATCGTGATCGGCGGCGAGGGCGCGCTCGCGCTCGGCGGTCTCGCCGCGGCCGTCTTGCCGCAACTGCTGCCGGCCGCCACGCCGTGGTTCGTCGCCACGCCGCTCATGGCGGTGGCCGGCATGCTCGTGGGCGGCGCGTGGATCGGCGCGGTGGGCGCGTTGCGGCAGTGGCGCGGCGTGAACGAGACGATCAGTTCGCTGCTGATGTCGTATATCGCCATCGCCGTGTTCAAGTTTCTCGTGGAAGGGCCGTTGCGCGATCCCGCGAGCCTGAACAAGCCGTCCACGCCCGCGTTGCCCGACGCGTTTTCGATCGGCTCGCTGCCGGGGCTCGAAGTGCACTGGGGCCTGTTCTGGGGCGCGCTCGCGTGCGTGGCGGCGTGGGTGTTCGTGCGTCACAGCACCCGCGGCTTCGCGATGCGCGTGACCGGCGGCAACGCGCGCGCCGCGCGGCTCGTCGGTTTGCCGGTGAATGCGCTGGCGCTGACCGCGTGCGTGCTGGGCGGCGCGGCCGCGGGCCTCGCGGGCATGTTCGAGGTGGCGGCGGTGCAGGGCAGCGCGAACGCCTCGCTGCTCGCGGGTTACGGCTACGCGGGCATTCTGGTCGCGTTCGCGGCGCGCCAGAATCCGCTCGCGATCGTCGTGTGCGCGCTGATGATCGGCGGGATCGAGGCGAGCGGCAGCCTGCTGCAACGCCGTCTCGATCTGCCCGACGCGACCACGCTCGTGCTGCAAGGTCTCCTGTTCGCGAATCTGCTCGCGTGGGAAGCGCTGGGCGGACGCCTCGCCGCGTGGCGCGTGAAGCTGCAAGCCGCCGCGCAAGCCGAAGTCAATGCTGCGCTGGAGCAAACTCATGCTTGA
- a CDS encoding BMP family ABC transporter substrate-binding protein, protein MTQRRDFIKQAGALALGSLLPLESVFAADKLTVGVIYVGSKGDYGYNQAQAQAAAVIKTLPNVKVVEEENVPETVAVQKSMEAMIEQDGATLIFATSFGYFDPHVLKMAAKYPKIRFAHCGGLWKQGNPPNIASYFGYIDECQYLNGVVAGHMSKSKKLGFVAAKPIPQVLRNINAFTLGAQSVDPSITTHVIFTGDWSMPVKEAEATNGLVDQGCDVLTCHVDGPKVVIETAEKRGAMSCGYHASQAALAPKGYLTGAEWDWATPYKTLVADAQAGKPQPNILRGGLKEGFVKMSPYGAKVTPDAKKHADAIKAQMMAGQFVIFKGPLKDNKGGTAIAAGTSYAQTDITLESMNYLVAGVVGQI, encoded by the coding sequence ATGACGCAACGCCGCGACTTCATCAAACAGGCCGGCGCGCTCGCGCTCGGCAGCCTGCTGCCGCTCGAAAGCGTATTCGCCGCCGACAAGCTGACCGTTGGCGTGATCTACGTCGGCTCGAAGGGCGATTACGGCTACAACCAGGCGCAGGCGCAGGCCGCGGCGGTCATCAAGACACTGCCCAACGTGAAGGTGGTCGAGGAAGAGAACGTGCCGGAAACGGTCGCGGTGCAAAAGTCGATGGAAGCGATGATCGAGCAGGACGGCGCGACGCTGATCTTCGCGACCTCGTTCGGTTACTTCGATCCGCACGTGCTGAAGATGGCGGCGAAGTATCCGAAGATCCGTTTCGCGCATTGCGGCGGCCTCTGGAAGCAGGGCAATCCGCCCAACATCGCGAGCTACTTCGGCTATATCGACGAATGCCAGTACCTGAACGGCGTGGTCGCGGGCCACATGAGCAAGAGCAAGAAGCTCGGCTTCGTGGCCGCCAAGCCCATCCCGCAGGTGCTGCGCAACATCAACGCGTTCACGCTGGGCGCGCAGTCGGTCGATCCGTCGATCACCACGCACGTGATTTTCACGGGCGACTGGTCGATGCCGGTCAAGGAAGCCGAGGCGACCAACGGTCTCGTCGATCAGGGCTGCGACGTGCTGACCTGCCACGTGGACGGCCCGAAGGTCGTGATCGAAACGGCGGAGAAGCGCGGCGCGATGAGCTGCGGTTATCACGCGAGCCAGGCCGCGCTGGCGCCCAAAGGTTATCTCACCGGCGCCGAATGGGACTGGGCGACGCCGTACAAGACGCTCGTGGCCGACGCGCAGGCGGGCAAGCCGCAGCCGAACATTCTGCGCGGCGGCCTCAAGGAAGGCTTCGTGAAGATGTCGCCGTATGGCGCGAAGGTCACGCCCGACGCGAAGAAGCACGCCGACGCGATCAAGGCGCAGATGATGGCCGGCCAGTTCGTGATCTTCAAGGGACCGTTGAAGGACAACAAGGGCGGCACGGCGATCGCGGCGGGCACGAGCTACGCGCAGACCGACATCACGCTCGAAAGCATGAACTACCTCGTCGCGGGCGTCGTCGGCCAGATCTGA
- the atzF gene encoding allophanate hydrolase, whose amino-acid sequence MPRTELLKVRALLDAYRRGETTPRDVVATVLQRLAVTHRPEAWILRVPDAALVTRAAQLEAQLAEEGPALLARLPLFGVPFAVKDNVDVAGLPTTAACPAFAYTPDETAFAVARLLEAGAILVGKTNLDQFATGLVGARSPYGAVRQIERDEYVSGGSSSGSAIAVAAGIVAFSLGTDTAGSGRVPAGFNGLVGLKPSLGLVSKRGVVPACRTLDTLSVFAHDVADAWTVLERLAAFDAQDGYAKPLVSRGLQHAPLRLAVPDTLTFFGDGHAADAFAATLDAIAAQLGLTPSTFAFAPLQQVAALLYDGPWVAERRAALGDFFETHRADLDPTVAKVIGQAARFDAAAAFDGQYALARLKREAEALFEHADVLIVPTTPTHPTLAEVQANPVEANSRLGVYTNFVNLLDWCALAVPGVPRADGLPAGVTLIARAGADQQLAVLGARIQACFDASANSRAAETIAAQPLPLQEPAVTLAVVGAHLRGEPLNWQLLQAGARFLEATTTAPHYRLYALAGTAPPKPGLVRVAGREGEAGEAIDIELWEVPLRTFGAFVAAVPAPLAIGSLDTFDGRTVKGFVCEPSAVAAGAGAVDITAYGGWRAYLAHHVAHRVAAPVVPPVASRETQPEPPPLA is encoded by the coding sequence ATGCCACGCACCGAATTGTTGAAGGTCCGCGCGCTGCTCGACGCCTATCGCCGGGGCGAAACCACGCCGCGCGACGTCGTTGCGACCGTGCTGCAACGTCTGGCGGTCACGCATCGTCCCGAAGCGTGGATCCTGCGCGTGCCCGACGCCGCGCTCGTCACGCGCGCCGCGCAACTCGAAGCGCAGCTCGCCGAGGAAGGTCCGGCGCTGCTCGCGCGGCTGCCGTTGTTCGGCGTGCCGTTCGCGGTCAAAGACAATGTCGATGTCGCGGGCCTGCCGACCACGGCCGCGTGCCCCGCGTTCGCCTATACGCCCGACGAAACCGCCTTCGCGGTGGCGCGTTTGCTGGAGGCGGGCGCGATTCTCGTCGGCAAGACCAATCTCGACCAGTTCGCGACCGGCCTCGTCGGCGCGCGCTCGCCGTACGGCGCGGTGCGCCAGATCGAGCGCGACGAGTACGTGTCCGGCGGTTCCAGCTCGGGCTCGGCGATCGCGGTCGCGGCGGGCATCGTGGCGTTTTCGCTGGGCACCGACACGGCGGGTTCGGGCCGCGTGCCGGCGGGCTTCAACGGGCTCGTGGGCCTCAAGCCGTCGCTCGGTCTCGTGAGCAAGCGCGGCGTGGTGCCCGCGTGCCGCACGCTCGACACGCTCTCCGTGTTCGCGCACGACGTGGCCGACGCGTGGACCGTGCTCGAACGCCTCGCCGCGTTCGACGCGCAGGACGGCTACGCGAAGCCGCTCGTCTCGCGCGGCTTGCAGCACGCGCCGTTGCGCCTCGCCGTGCCCGACACGCTCACGTTTTTCGGCGACGGCCACGCGGCCGATGCCTTCGCCGCCACGCTCGACGCCATCGCGGCGCAACTCGGGCTCACGCCTTCGACCTTTGCGTTCGCGCCGTTGCAGCAGGTCGCGGCGCTGCTCTACGACGGCCCGTGGGTGGCGGAGCGGCGCGCCGCGCTCGGCGACTTCTTCGAGACGCATCGCGCCGATCTCGACCCGACCGTGGCGAAGGTGATCGGCCAGGCGGCGCGCTTCGACGCCGCCGCGGCCTTCGACGGCCAGTACGCGCTCGCGCGCCTGAAGCGCGAGGCCGAGGCGCTGTTCGAGCACGCCGACGTGCTGATCGTGCCGACCACGCCCACGCATCCGACGCTCGCGGAGGTGCAGGCGAATCCGGTGGAAGCGAACAGCCGCCTGGGCGTGTACACCAACTTCGTCAATCTGCTCGACTGGTGCGCGCTCGCCGTGCCGGGCGTGCCGCGCGCCGACGGCTTGCCCGCGGGCGTCACGCTGATCGCGCGCGCGGGCGCCGACCAGCAGCTCGCCGTGCTCGGCGCGCGCATTCAGGCGTGCTTCGACGCCAGCGCAAACTCTCGTGCCGCCGAAACCATCGCCGCGCAGCCGTTGCCGTTGCAGGAACCCGCCGTCACGCTCGCCGTGGTCGGGGCGCATCTGCGCGGCGAGCCGCTGAACTGGCAACTGCTGCAGGCGGGCGCGCGCTTTCTCGAAGCGACGACCACGGCGCCGCATTACCGCCTCTATGCGCTCGCGGGCACCGCGCCGCCGAAGCCCGGCCTCGTGCGCGTGGCGGGCAGGGAGGGCGAGGCAGGCGAGGCCATCGACATCGAACTCTGGGAAGTGCCGCTGCGCACCTTCGGCGCGTTCGTGGCCGCCGTGCCCGCGCCGCTCGCGATCGGCTCGCTCGACACGTTTGACGGGCGCACGGTGAAGGGCTTCGTCTGCGAGCCGTCCGCCGTGGCGGCGGGCGCGGGCGCCGTCGACATCACCGCGTATGGCGGCTGGCGTGCTTACCTGGCGCACCACGTGGCGCACCGCGTCGCGGCGCCGGTTGTGCCCCCGGTTGCGTCCCGCGAGACGCAACCGGAGCCGCCACCGCTCGCCTGA
- a CDS encoding rhodanese-like domain-containing protein: protein MPTAITAHTLKGWLRDGEEIGLFDVREHGQYGEGHLFFAVPLPYSVLEREIGRLAPNRRARLVVYDDGEQLAAQVAQRLEALGYTAVHVLEGGTRGWRDAGFRLFKGVNVPSKAFGELVEQIAHTPHVTAATLVAWQRAERAPVVLDGRPFGEYRTMNIPGAACCPNGELAYRIDAIVPDPRTPIVINCAGRTRSIVGAQTLRHLGIANPVYALENGTQGWYLADFALEHGTTRRYPAEVRASASRVEAARALATRAGVAWVSADVVRAWAAAGERTVSLCDVRTPEEFAAGSLPGAQHAPGGQLQQATDQYLGVRGARVVLFDDDGIRAPVTASWLRQLGHEAFVLEGGLRSGLALHDAPVAEPPPLAFIDAPTLAERLAHGQALVVDLRASAAWLEAHVPGSVWSVRPRLAALLAQAAQRGVQRVTFVADDARLAAWAVADLPAPGDMAFSVLEGGFAAWRAWGGREASGATLTPEARIDFLFFTHDRHAGNKAAARQYLQWEVDLLAQLDEDERGVFRPLS from the coding sequence ATGCCCACGGCTATCACGGCTCACACGCTCAAGGGCTGGTTGCGCGACGGCGAGGAAATCGGCCTGTTCGACGTGCGCGAACACGGCCAGTACGGCGAAGGCCATCTGTTTTTCGCGGTGCCGCTGCCGTACAGCGTGCTCGAACGCGAGATCGGGCGCCTCGCGCCGAACCGGCGCGCGCGGCTCGTCGTTTATGACGATGGCGAGCAGCTCGCGGCGCAGGTCGCGCAACGGCTCGAAGCGCTCGGCTACACGGCCGTGCACGTGCTCGAAGGCGGCACGCGCGGCTGGCGCGACGCGGGCTTCCGGCTGTTCAAAGGCGTCAACGTGCCGTCCAAGGCGTTCGGCGAACTCGTCGAGCAGATCGCGCACACGCCGCACGTGACGGCGGCGACGCTGGTGGCGTGGCAGCGCGCGGAGCGTGCGCCCGTCGTGCTCGACGGCCGCCCGTTCGGCGAATACCGGACGATGAACATTCCGGGCGCGGCGTGTTGCCCGAACGGCGAACTGGCGTATCGCATCGACGCCATCGTGCCGGACCCGCGAACGCCCATCGTCATCAACTGCGCGGGGCGCACGCGCAGCATCGTCGGCGCGCAGACGCTGCGGCATCTGGGCATCGCGAATCCCGTCTACGCGCTCGAAAACGGCACGCAAGGCTGGTATCTCGCCGACTTCGCGCTGGAGCACGGCACCACGCGCCGCTATCCGGCCGAAGTGCGCGCGAGCGCGTCGCGCGTGGAAGCGGCCCGCGCGTTGGCCACGCGCGCGGGCGTGGCATGGGTGAGCGCCGATGTCGTGCGCGCCTGGGCCGCGGCGGGCGAGCGCACCGTCTCGCTCTGCGACGTGCGCACGCCCGAAGAATTCGCGGCGGGCAGCTTGCCCGGCGCGCAGCACGCGCCCGGCGGCCAGTTGCAGCAGGCGACGGATCAATACCTCGGCGTGCGGGGCGCGCGCGTGGTGCTGTTCGACGACGACGGCATTCGCGCGCCGGTCACCGCGAGCTGGCTGCGGCAACTGGGTCACGAGGCGTTCGTGCTCGAAGGCGGCTTGCGGAGCGGTCTCGCGCTGCACGATGCGCCGGTGGCCGAGCCGCCGCCGCTCGCGTTCATCGACGCGCCCACGCTGGCCGAACGTCTCGCGCACGGCCAGGCGCTCGTGGTCGATCTGCGCGCGAGCGCGGCGTGGCTCGAGGCGCACGTGCCGGGCAGCGTGTGGTCGGTGCGGCCGCGGCTGGCGGCGTTGCTCGCGCAAGCCGCGCAACGGGGCGTGCAACGCGTGACCTTCGTCGCCGACGACGCGCGCCTCGCGGCATGGGCCGTCGCCGATCTGCCCGCGCCGGGCGACATGGCGTTCAGCGTGCTCGAAGGCGGCTTCGCGGCGTGGCGCGCGTGGGGTGGCCGCGAGGCTTCCGGCGCGACGCTGACGCCCGAGGCGCGTATCGACTTCCTGTTCTTCACGCACGATCGCCATGCCGGCAACAAGGCGGCGGCGCGCCAGTACCTGCAGTGGGAAGTCGACCTGCTGGCGCAACTCGACGAGGACGAACGCGGCGTGTTCCGGCCGCTGAGCTGA
- a CDS encoding SIS domain-containing protein: protein MPDYNIFEVIDRARPNLRRGSRQVADYVMEHVHSIAEISLSELASLAQVSEPTVLRFCATIGCNGFKDFKIRAVQSLALGAPATHSVLSGADTPETVATKIFDYTITSLDWARKKLDFEAVGRAVDLLAAASRIEFFGFGASGIVAQDAQQKFPLFGVPCIAHQDSHQQFIAASMLKTGDAVVAISNTGATRSLIEVARTAKERGAHVVVITGSHGPLTRYCDVAVVAETLENTDVYTPTTSRLAALVIVDILSTSVALRKGEAHARDVQDMKRHLADMRTSGVI, encoded by the coding sequence GTGCCCGATTACAACATCTTCGAAGTGATTGACCGCGCCCGGCCCAATCTGCGGCGCGGCAGCCGTCAGGTCGCCGACTACGTGATGGAGCACGTTCACTCTATCGCCGAAATCAGCCTCTCCGAACTCGCGAGTCTCGCGCAGGTGAGCGAGCCCACGGTGCTGCGGTTTTGCGCGACGATCGGCTGCAACGGTTTCAAGGACTTCAAGATTCGCGCGGTGCAGAGCCTCGCGCTCGGCGCGCCCGCCACGCATTCCGTGCTGTCCGGCGCGGACACGCCCGAAACCGTGGCCACGAAGATCTTCGACTACACCATCACGAGCCTCGACTGGGCGCGCAAGAAGCTCGACTTTGAAGCGGTCGGGCGCGCGGTGGATCTGCTGGCGGCGGCGTCGCGCATTGAATTTTTCGGCTTCGGCGCCTCGGGTATCGTGGCGCAGGACGCGCAGCAGAAGTTTCCGCTGTTCGGCGTGCCGTGCATCGCGCATCAGGACTCGCATCAGCAGTTCATTGCCGCTTCCATGCTCAAGACCGGCGACGCCGTGGTGGCGATCTCCAACACCGGGGCCACGCGTTCGCTTATCGAGGTGGCGCGCACGGCGAAGGAGCGCGGCGCGCACGTGGTGGTGATCACCGGTTCGCACGGGCCGCTCACGCGGTATTGCGACGTGGCCGTGGTGGCCGAGACGCTGGAAAACACCGACGTCTACACGCCCACGACCTCGCGGCTCGCGGCGCTCGTGATCGTGGATATTCTCTCCACGAGCGTGGCGCTGCGAAAGGGCGAGGCGCATGCGCGCGACGTGCAGGACATGAAGCGCCATCTCGCCGACATGCGAACCTCGGGCGTGATCTGA
- a CDS encoding ABC transporter permease, translating into MNPSAATPNARTRQSSSLQQVWQSARRFNTVAILLVLVIAASFISDDFFSAPNLANITRQVAGVGIMSVGMLLVVLTGGIDLSVGSVAALGSVLSAMLIPDHGLVFALVAALVTGGVCGLVSGVLVAFCRLTPFVVTLAMMTVARGIAMIVSNGSPILVDDAGQALLDFGRHSYLGIPGPTLVMLIVFVAGGVALGRMRAGRVVRAIGSNEEAVRLSGVPVARHILGTYVCSGVLASLAGIISTARASVGAPTVGVGDELTVIAAVVIGGASLAGGKGGVLNTLMGVLILGVIGNIMNLASVPGYHQQVVMGAIIVAAVLMQQGAGFWRRWIFR; encoded by the coding sequence ATGAATCCCAGCGCCGCGACCCCGAATGCGCGCACGCGCCAGTCCAGCAGCTTGCAGCAGGTCTGGCAGAGCGCGCGCCGCTTCAATACGGTCGCCATTCTTCTCGTGCTCGTCATCGCGGCGTCGTTCATCTCCGATGACTTCTTTTCCGCGCCCAATCTCGCCAACATCACGCGCCAGGTCGCGGGCGTGGGCATCATGTCGGTCGGCATGCTGCTGGTGGTGCTGACGGGCGGCATCGATCTTTCGGTCGGCTCCGTGGCGGCGCTCGGCAGCGTGCTCTCGGCCATGCTGATTCCCGACCACGGGCTCGTATTCGCCCTCGTGGCGGCGCTCGTGACGGGCGGCGTGTGCGGTCTCGTCTCGGGCGTGCTGGTGGCGTTCTGCCGCCTCACGCCGTTCGTGGTCACACTGGCGATGATGACGGTGGCGCGCGGCATTGCCATGATCGTTTCGAACGGCTCGCCCATTCTCGTCGACGACGCGGGCCAGGCGCTGCTCGACTTCGGCCGCCACAGCTATCTCGGCATTCCCGGCCCGACGCTCGTGATGCTGATCGTGTTCGTGGCGGGTGGCGTCGCGCTCGGCCGCATGCGCGCGGGCCGCGTGGTGCGCGCGATCGGTTCGAATGAAGAAGCGGTGCGCCTCTCGGGCGTGCCGGTGGCGCGGCACATTCTGGGCACCTATGTGTGCTCGGGCGTGCTGGCGTCGCTCGCGGGCATCATCTCCACGGCGCGGGCGAGCGTGGGCGCGCCCACCGTGGGCGTGGGCGACGAGCTCACGGTGATCGCGGCCGTGGTGATTGGCGGCGCGAGTCTCGCGGGCGGCAAGGGTGGCGTGCTCAACACGCTCATGGGCGTGCTGATACTCGGCGTGATCGGCAACATCATGAATCTCGCGAGCGTGCCGGGCTATCACCAGCAGGTGGTGATGGGCGCGATCATCGTCGCGGCGGTGCTGATGCAGCAAGGCGCGGGCTTCTGGCGGCGCTGGATATTCCGCTAA
- a CDS encoding sugar ABC transporter ATP-binding protein yields MIPFIALTGIDKRFGGIHAIENIDFDVRSGEVHALVGENGAGKSTLMRVIGGGHQPDAGAISVQGQPMVLRNPHAALAEGIAVIHQETALAPDLSVAENVFLGALPAVIDWRGLRARARALIESLGFDIDPAALVGTLSAAQCQVIEIAKALSGELKLLVLDEPTAALAPSDADRLLEIVRSLRARGVGIVYISHRLEEVFAIADRITVLKDGRRVDTVTPAEITRDELIRKMVGRPLAVLFPERHASAGEVVLKVSDLARGEAVRGVSFELRAGEVVGLGGLIGSGRTEVARLIFGADRAEAGSIELKGKRLNVRSPMAAVRAGIGLVPEDRKGQGAVLSMPIRINATLASLKSVSAPGGFLAFGRERGYVKQLMDALRIKARSMDADVSTLSGGNQQKVVLAKWFHADGDLIILDEPTRGVDVGAKVEIYTLINQLAERGKAVLVISSEHQELMGLCDRIMVMGEGRIRGELRPGEYSEEAILALSLRRDPGETHGDPHVPQDAAAQGSTRDASTLIHG; encoded by the coding sequence ATGATTCCGTTCATCGCCCTAACGGGCATCGACAAGCGATTCGGCGGCATTCACGCGATCGAGAACATCGACTTCGATGTGCGCAGCGGCGAAGTCCACGCGCTCGTCGGCGAAAACGGCGCGGGTAAGTCGACGCTCATGCGCGTGATAGGCGGCGGCCATCAGCCGGACGCGGGCGCGATCAGCGTGCAGGGGCAGCCCATGGTGCTGCGCAATCCGCACGCGGCGCTGGCCGAAGGCATTGCCGTGATTCATCAGGAAACGGCGCTCGCCCCCGACCTTTCGGTGGCCGAGAACGTGTTTCTGGGCGCGTTGCCGGCTGTGATCGACTGGCGCGGCCTGCGCGCGAGGGCGCGCGCGTTGATCGAGAGTCTCGGTTTCGATATCGACCCGGCCGCGCTGGTGGGCACGCTTTCGGCCGCGCAGTGCCAGGTGATCGAGATCGCCAAGGCGCTCTCGGGCGAACTCAAGCTGCTCGTGCTCGACGAACCCACGGCGGCGCTCGCGCCTTCGGACGCGGACCGCCTGCTCGAGATCGTGCGTTCGCTGCGCGCGCGGGGCGTTGGCATCGTCTATATCTCGCACCGGCTCGAAGAGGTGTTCGCGATCGCGGACCGCATCACGGTGCTCAAGGACGGCCGGCGCGTCGACACGGTCACGCCCGCGGAGATCACGCGCGACGAGCTGATCCGCAAGATGGTCGGACGCCCGCTCGCCGTGCTGTTTCCCGAGCGCCACGCGAGCGCTGGCGAGGTCGTGCTGAAGGTCAGCGATCTCGCGCGCGGCGAGGCGGTGCGCGGCGTGTCGTTCGAATTGCGCGCGGGCGAAGTGGTGGGACTCGGCGGTCTGATCGGTTCGGGGCGCACCGAAGTCGCGCGGCTGATCTTCGGCGCGGATCGCGCGGAGGCGGGCAGCATCGAACTCAAGGGCAAGCGTTTGAACGTGCGCTCGCCGATGGCGGCCGTGCGCGCGGGCATCGGCCTCGTGCCCGAGGATCGCAAGGGGCAGGGCGCGGTGCTGTCGATGCCGATCCGTATCAACGCGACGCTGGCTTCGCTCAAGTCGGTGAGCGCGCCGGGCGGCTTTCTCGCGTTCGGCCGCGAACGCGGCTACGTCAAGCAATTGATGGACGCGCTGCGCATCAAGGCGCGCTCGATGGACGCCGACGTTTCGACGCTCTCGGGCGGCAATCAGCAGAAGGTCGTGCTCGCCAAGTGGTTTCACGCCGACGGCGATCTCATCATCCTCGACGAACCCACGCGCGGCGTGGACGTGGGCGCGAAAGTCGAAATCTACACGCTTATCAACCAGCTCGCGGAGCGCGGCAAGGCGGTGCTCGTGATCTCGTCCGAGCATCAGGAATTGATGGGCTTGTGCGACCGCATCATGGTGATGGGCGAGGGCCGTATTCGCGGCGAACTCCGGCCCGGCGAGTACAGCGAAGAGGCGATTCTCGCGCTCTCGCTGCGGCGCGATCCCGGCGAAACCCATGGCGATCCGCATGTTCCGCAGGACGCCGCCGCGCAAGGCAGCACGCGCGACGCCAGCACGCTCATTCACGGTTGA